From Pandoraea vervacti, the proteins below share one genomic window:
- a CDS encoding autotransporter outer membrane beta-barrel domain-containing protein codes for MTISSRAIRPTRSSRSSLTCATSLSVVSDNALAAVRCPLPLKPMILALSLCLSAQARAACDNVAPASGTTVTCTATGSIVAAQSGSTGVTVNVQPGASVTSNRTTADVATITVDSSSTITNAGTIGITGTNQPQPGRGAAMLGAHDYNTLVNTATGVISTSGYENDGMAINGNHGSQTNNGTITVNGPNAFGMTSAWGQSSGLGLYSTFVNTGTVTANGGGSRAISVVGGQSTVTNSGTLITTGGTASNRSFTVFMQGNNNNFTNSGYVEARGISSDAVVSNTASGFTSSIVNQSGGQIISRQGFAVRTVNGTITITNAGLIESDVGTAIAMNAAARSNTLTLQTGSQIIGTANGGASAVSRVNLQGTGTASNAFVNFGTLNMQGDDWTWTGSGDFTSAQFQRGVFRLNSSLGGATSQVASGATLTGTGTLTGNLTNAGTVRPGDGNGNGTLTVLGNYTGQSGRLAIDTVLGDDTSKVAPLTVSGGTLGGNTIIAVNNMGGVGGLTTGNGIPMVNAVAGATSSASAFALSGPVSQGAYTYYLYKGGTTPGTADSWFLRSTVPVATAVTFVNPITGQTVSTVLSPVGALGSPPTAPEGSAPMPIYRVEVPVYSAMPEIARVAGFAQMGTFHERQGQQGLLDENGWLGAGWARVWGQTEQYRSKGDVSPQFDGNIGGVQVGHDIVSRRTDSGHNDHIGILGGWTRAYGDTQGSALGAMDTHTGSLGLDMYSAGLYWTHVMPSMAYVDAVVLGSAMQYESKPVSGMNTSTHGKAISASLETGWPIRLTPTLTLEPQAQIVYQHQSLNDLSDAVSTVSFDSTNSWLARIGARLEGNYDGARGLMRPYLLFNLLHTFGNDGRAVFGGTTPIVSSVNSTAAQFGIGVAGRFNKNASVYATLAYLTQLDDTRQQSVSATLGLRWRW; via the coding sequence ATGACCATCTCGTCCCGTGCGATTCGGCCCACCCGATCCTCTCGTTCCTCCCTGACTTGCGCAACGTCCTTATCCGTCGTGTCCGACAACGCGCTCGCCGCCGTGCGATGTCCGCTGCCGCTCAAGCCGATGATTCTCGCGCTATCGCTGTGTTTGAGCGCACAAGCGCGGGCGGCCTGCGATAACGTCGCCCCCGCGAGCGGCACGACCGTGACATGTACCGCGACCGGCAGTATCGTCGCGGCGCAATCCGGCAGCACCGGCGTTACCGTCAACGTGCAGCCGGGCGCCAGCGTCACATCGAACCGCACCACCGCCGACGTGGCCACGATCACCGTGGATTCATCGAGCACGATCACCAACGCGGGCACCATCGGCATCACCGGAACCAACCAGCCCCAGCCCGGGCGCGGCGCCGCCATGCTCGGCGCGCATGACTACAACACACTGGTCAATACCGCCACCGGCGTCATTTCGACGTCCGGTTACGAAAACGACGGCATGGCCATCAACGGCAACCACGGTTCGCAGACCAACAACGGCACCATTACCGTGAACGGCCCGAACGCATTCGGCATGACCTCCGCCTGGGGGCAATCCTCCGGTCTCGGCCTGTACAGCACCTTCGTCAACACCGGGACCGTCACGGCGAATGGCGGGGGCAGCCGCGCGATCAGTGTCGTGGGCGGGCAAAGCACGGTGACGAACAGCGGCACACTCATCACGACAGGCGGAACGGCATCGAACCGGTCGTTCACCGTCTTCATGCAGGGAAACAACAATAATTTCACCAACAGCGGTTACGTCGAAGCCCGCGGTATCAGCAGCGACGCGGTGGTGTCCAACACCGCTTCGGGCTTCACTTCGTCGATCGTCAACCAATCCGGCGGACAGATCATCAGCCGCCAGGGCTTCGCTGTGCGCACGGTCAACGGCACAATCACGATCACCAACGCGGGGTTGATCGAGAGCGACGTGGGCACCGCCATCGCCATGAACGCTGCCGCGCGATCCAATACCCTCACGCTCCAGACGGGTTCGCAGATCATCGGCACGGCAAACGGCGGCGCCAGCGCCGTAAGTCGCGTCAATCTGCAAGGCACTGGCACCGCGAGCAATGCCTTCGTCAACTTCGGTACGCTCAACATGCAGGGTGACGACTGGACGTGGACCGGGAGCGGTGACTTCACGTCGGCGCAATTCCAGCGCGGGGTATTCCGCCTGAACAGTTCGCTGGGCGGTGCGACGTCGCAGGTCGCCTCCGGCGCAACCCTCACCGGCACCGGCACGCTCACGGGTAACCTGACCAATGCCGGCACGGTGCGTCCCGGGGACGGCAATGGCAACGGCACATTGACCGTGCTCGGCAACTACACCGGCCAGAGCGGCAGGCTCGCCATCGACACCGTGCTTGGCGACGATACGTCGAAGGTCGCACCGCTCACGGTAAGCGGCGGCACGCTCGGCGGCAACACCATCATCGCCGTGAACAACATGGGAGGCGTTGGCGGACTGACCACGGGCAACGGCATCCCGATGGTCAATGCCGTGGCCGGCGCCACATCGTCGGCGAGTGCATTCGCGCTCAGCGGCCCCGTGAGTCAGGGGGCGTACACCTACTACCTCTATAAAGGCGGCACGACGCCCGGCACCGCCGATAGCTGGTTCCTGCGCTCGACGGTGCCCGTGGCCACCGCCGTCACCTTCGTCAACCCGATCACAGGGCAAACCGTAAGCACAGTGCTCTCCCCTGTCGGCGCGCTTGGCAGCCCGCCCACCGCCCCCGAAGGGTCGGCGCCGATGCCGATCTACCGCGTGGAGGTTCCGGTCTACTCAGCCATGCCGGAAATCGCGCGCGTTGCAGGGTTCGCCCAGATGGGGACTTTCCACGAGCGACAAGGCCAGCAAGGCCTGCTCGACGAGAACGGATGGCTTGGCGCCGGATGGGCCCGTGTCTGGGGCCAAACGGAACAGTATCGGTCCAAGGGGGATGTGTCCCCGCAGTTCGACGGCAACATCGGCGGTGTGCAGGTCGGTCACGACATCGTCTCGCGCCGCACGGATAGCGGACACAACGACCACATCGGGATACTCGGCGGATGGACGCGTGCATACGGCGACACGCAAGGCAGCGCCCTCGGCGCGATGGATACGCATACGGGCTCGCTCGGATTGGACATGTACAGCGCCGGTCTGTACTGGACACACGTGATGCCCAGCATGGCGTACGTCGATGCCGTCGTGCTCGGCTCTGCCATGCAATACGAGTCGAAGCCGGTCAGCGGCATGAACACGAGCACGCACGGCAAGGCGATCTCGGCATCGCTCGAGACCGGTTGGCCGATCCGCCTGACGCCGACGCTAACCCTGGAGCCGCAGGCGCAGATCGTCTATCAGCATCAGTCGCTCAACGACCTCTCCGACGCCGTCTCCACGGTGTCGTTCGACAGTACCAATAGCTGGCTGGCACGCATCGGTGCGCGCCTGGAAGGCAATTACGATGGCGCACGCGGCCTGATGCGCCCTTATCTTCTGTTCAACCTGTTGCATACGTTCGGCAACGACGGCCGCGCGGTCTTCGGCGGCACCACACCGATTGTCTCCAGCGTCAACAGCACGGCGGCACAGTTCGGCATCGGCGTCGCGGGGCGCTTCAACAAAAATGCGAGCGTGTACGCCACGCTCGCCTACCTCACACAGCTCGACGACACGCGCCAGCAGAGCGTATCGGCCACCCTCGGCCTTCGCTGGCGGTGGTGA
- a CDS encoding MDR family MFS transporter — protein MLATVLQTLDSTIANVALPHMQGSLSASQDSITWVLTSYIVAAAIATPLTGTLCAHFGRRRVFLWSVAGFTIASALCGMAHSLTEIVAARLFQGICGAALVPLSQATMLDINPPSKHGSAMAVFGMGVMVGPILGPSLGGWLTDSYNWRWVFYINLPIGLIAFLGIAAYLKEPKEQKAGKFDAMGFVTLGLAIGLLQLLLDRGEQQDWLSSTEIWLEMLGAIICFAYFIVHTWTAGEHSFFNRALLRDRNFNTGVIYIFVVGIILYATRALLPPMLQSLFGYPAILTGLVTAPSGAGTMAAMLVVGRLVGKVDVRYLLGFGFALTAYSLYLMAGYSLTLSPSDIVWPGVIQGFGLGFVFVPLTTVTFATLPGQFRADGAAIYSLSRNIGSSIGISVVQTLLTQNTQINHAVLSERITPFTQGIEPYLQTYGAAAMAALNAEVTRQAAMIAYLDDFRLMLFLTVAVMPLLLFIRMKKKTPGKPEAADELMHIAAD, from the coding sequence ATGTTGGCGACAGTGTTGCAGACACTCGACAGCACCATCGCCAATGTCGCGCTGCCGCACATGCAAGGCAGCTTGTCCGCGTCGCAGGACTCGATTACCTGGGTGTTGACGTCCTACATCGTCGCCGCGGCCATCGCGACGCCGCTCACCGGCACGCTATGCGCCCACTTCGGGCGCCGACGCGTGTTCCTGTGGTCGGTCGCGGGCTTCACTATCGCCTCGGCGCTGTGCGGCATGGCCCACTCACTCACCGAAATCGTGGCGGCACGCCTGTTTCAAGGCATCTGCGGCGCGGCCCTCGTACCGCTGTCGCAAGCCACCATGCTCGACATCAACCCACCGAGCAAGCACGGCTCCGCCATGGCGGTGTTCGGCATGGGGGTGATGGTCGGGCCGATTCTCGGGCCGTCGTTGGGCGGCTGGCTCACCGACAGCTACAACTGGCGGTGGGTCTTTTACATCAACCTGCCCATCGGACTCATTGCCTTCCTCGGCATCGCGGCCTATCTCAAGGAGCCCAAAGAACAGAAGGCGGGGAAATTCGATGCCATGGGTTTCGTCACGCTTGGACTCGCCATCGGACTGTTGCAGTTGCTGCTCGACCGGGGCGAGCAACAGGACTGGCTCAGTTCGACGGAAATCTGGCTGGAAATGCTGGGCGCGATCATATGTTTCGCGTACTTCATCGTTCACACATGGACAGCGGGCGAACATTCGTTCTTCAACCGCGCACTGTTACGCGACCGCAACTTCAATACGGGCGTCATCTATATCTTCGTAGTCGGCATCATTCTCTATGCCACGCGCGCGCTGCTCCCGCCAATGCTGCAAAGCCTGTTCGGGTATCCGGCCATTCTGACCGGCCTGGTCACAGCCCCGTCCGGCGCAGGAACGATGGCCGCCATGCTCGTCGTTGGACGTCTGGTGGGGAAAGTCGACGTACGCTATCTGCTGGGCTTCGGTTTTGCGCTGACGGCCTATTCGCTGTATCTGATGGCCGGATATTCGCTGACGCTCAGCCCGTCGGACATCGTCTGGCCAGGCGTCATTCAAGGCTTTGGGCTGGGTTTCGTGTTCGTACCGCTGACGACGGTCACGTTCGCAACACTCCCCGGCCAGTTCCGCGCTGACGGCGCCGCGATCTACAGTCTGTCGCGCAACATCGGCAGCAGTATCGGCATTTCGGTCGTGCAGACGCTGCTCACGCAAAACACGCAGATCAATCACGCGGTGCTGTCCGAGCGGATTACGCCATTTACGCAGGGCATCGAGCCGTATTTGCAGACCTACGGCGCGGCCGCCATGGCAGCACTCAATGCCGAAGTGACGCGACAGGCCGCGATGATCGCCTATCTCGACGACTTCCGGTTGATGCTGTTCCTGACCGTCGCCGTCATGCCCCTGCTGCTGTTCATCCGGATGAAAAAGAAAACGCCGGGCAAGCCGGAAGCGGCCGACGAGCTGATGCATATCGCCGCAGACTGA
- a CDS encoding MarR family winged helix-turn-helix transcriptional regulator, whose protein sequence is MSKIDWSSRFGTLVHDVARVYSRHFDRRARGNFDLTRAQCRVLVTLHRYGVQTQAELAERMELTPMALVRLLDRLREKGLVRRERDPHDKRAHLLYLTQASEAEIDTIVAFANGVERDALADLSPAERAELSRLLGKVLANLTRTEADAGAPAKPVRGMRDTSRMKQETATP, encoded by the coding sequence ATGTCGAAAATCGATTGGTCCTCCCGGTTCGGCACGCTGGTTCATGATGTCGCGCGCGTCTACTCGCGGCACTTCGACCGGCGCGCCCGGGGCAACTTCGACCTGACGCGAGCGCAATGCCGCGTGCTGGTGACGCTGCACCGCTATGGCGTGCAGACGCAGGCCGAACTGGCCGAGCGCATGGAACTTACGCCCATGGCGCTTGTGCGGTTGCTCGATCGCCTGCGCGAGAAAGGGCTGGTGCGGCGCGAGCGCGATCCGCACGACAAGCGCGCTCATCTGCTTTATCTGACGCAGGCGTCCGAAGCCGAGATCGACACCATCGTGGCGTTCGCCAATGGGGTGGAGCGCGACGCGCTTGCCGACCTGAGCCCAGCCGAACGCGCCGAGCTTTCCCGACTGCTGGGCAAAGTGCTGGCAAACCTGACACGCACCGAGGCCGACGCTGGCGCGCCGGCAAAGCCCGTCAGGGGGATGCGCGACACCAGTCGCATGAAACAGGAGACGGCAACGCCATAG
- a CDS encoding N-acyl amino acid synthase FeeM domain-containing protein, translating into MFDLAQASDVLSIPRVDFPSGNRRPAASPAAARAPVADLPQTTALREERLPFVVTIAGDESSLRDAVAMRQAAYGRHLPDLAATLSEPETSDREPGAIVLVARARLDGAVLGTMRIQTNRYQALHLEDSAPLPAWLDRAALAEATRLGVVAGPVGRVVKTALFKAFYQYCLLSGIDWMVITARPPLHRQYEALMFADVFPGQDLIPMAHVGGIGHRVLALDVAQARTRWQLAGHPLFAYMCLTHHPDLRLGMPGEKPEGAEVGAPERGREVGPLAVEASVGAHLRDLSFSADEVRCVAAGFSLAV; encoded by the coding sequence ATGTTTGACCTTGCCCAAGCTTCGGACGTCCTCTCCATCCCGCGCGTCGATTTCCCGAGCGGCAATCGTCGCCCGGCGGCGTCGCCCGCTGCGGCCCGCGCGCCGGTAGCCGACTTGCCGCAGACGACGGCGCTGCGCGAGGAGCGTCTGCCTTTCGTCGTCACGATTGCGGGAGACGAATCGTCGTTGCGCGACGCCGTCGCCATGCGTCAGGCCGCTTACGGGCGCCATCTGCCCGATCTGGCCGCCACGCTCAGCGAGCCGGAGACCAGTGACCGGGAGCCGGGTGCCATCGTTCTCGTGGCGCGTGCCCGCCTCGACGGCGCGGTGCTCGGCACGATGCGCATTCAGACCAATCGCTATCAGGCGTTGCATCTTGAGGATTCCGCACCGTTGCCGGCGTGGCTCGATCGTGCGGCGCTGGCCGAGGCCACACGCCTCGGCGTGGTCGCTGGCCCAGTCGGACGCGTCGTCAAGACGGCGCTTTTCAAGGCTTTTTACCAGTATTGCCTGCTCTCGGGGATTGACTGGATGGTGATTACGGCGCGTCCGCCGTTGCATCGACAGTACGAAGCGCTGATGTTTGCCGATGTGTTTCCGGGACAGGATCTGATTCCGATGGCGCACGTTGGCGGGATCGGGCACCGGGTGCTGGCGCTTGACGTCGCACAGGCGCGCACCCGTTGGCAATTGGCAGGGCATCCGTTGTTTGCCTACATGTGCCTGACGCATCATCCCGACCTGCGCCTCGGCATGCCGGGCGAGAAGCCGGAAGGGGCAGAGGTGGGCGCCCCAGAGCGGGGCCGCGAGGTCGGGCCTTTGGCGGTCGAAGCCAGTGTTGGCGCGCATTTGCGGGATTTATCTTTTAGTGCCGACGAGGTACGATGCGTAGCAGCAGGCTTCAGCCTGGCGGTGTAA
- a CDS encoding putative bifunctional diguanylate cyclase/phosphodiesterase — MAGDLGNERDDHGRNTNDFSDELSELTGARRRWRITARLDELFRSISLYAVPAAIMLLSGIVLLFQESQYAVRGATPLSFQAQGDLPATFGPSMAQGALEHVPAVQQFSTHLSETPVWFRFTVPPVGGDERTVIEFPSRHAQTLACWRNPDAPAIGRADRSGVSGAIRVSKAGFAIDLGHIVEPVALLCQGTFSGPAHLSLTAWPGAELRISEKEFHRSNGLLEGGLLTLSAFVLVTAIINKEWLYVLFAAWLIGNLRLAANSLGADTQWLERAIPMDWDALVRKATFAVYYVLTYSLFTQLFKKELQRIGLRWMVMVLQWAGVVLCCAAIALPYAHFIPVLWAVAALGIVIVLVLLARILVLTHSRVAVWYSASLAIVLFATFSEVIAAAFNARALSSALNSVTAALFSSLMAALAIAEQMRMEHKGKLEAQTELRNAYDVTPVGLFTLNDEGVFVRGNAALHTMLGIPHAGGRTYRWDQYFGQSTWRMLLDVAQHSDESELEILSLPRDDGRVSRYLVKAIFSDGRIEGSLQDITERARTMEQLRYLAENDPLTGVSNRRGIEKALGEAIRTLSEDRPAALAYLDLDRFKLVNDLFGHAAGDEVLRQACDRMRARLSTEQSVGRTGGDEFIVVFRDATIKEAAAVARRLVDAIAGEPYQIGDRAFQVRASAGVIELTTDMRVPDAISSADRACREAKKSRRELVVYERGAAAFRERLAELRLIDALDAGLTPNTLFLEMQPIMEMASPGESLNFEVLLRMRDSDGNVVPASRIISAAEENGTIGMIDKWVLTNTLAWIDAHRDQLSKTRFVCVNLSGASLNDEHFVRDIFATLAAHERSVGLLCIEITETVALHDLDNTRRFVDRIHQLGGRIALDDFGAGFSSFSYLKDLAVDAIKIDGAFVKSMAAHPANLAIVEAIVALAKNLGIRSVAEWVEDASTLEALSELGVDYVQGFLIARPQTPEAILAADSAASFVRDPQLCALLVELEKSFYPRPSGSAALH; from the coding sequence ATGGCGGGGGACCTCGGCAACGAGCGTGACGATCACGGCCGTAATACGAATGATTTCTCCGATGAGCTGAGCGAACTCACCGGCGCGCGGCGCCGTTGGCGCATCACCGCGAGGCTCGACGAACTCTTTCGAAGCATCTCCCTGTATGCCGTGCCCGCTGCCATCATGCTGCTCTCGGGCATCGTGCTCCTGTTTCAGGAAAGCCAGTACGCCGTGCGCGGTGCAACGCCGCTGAGTTTTCAGGCGCAAGGCGATCTTCCCGCAACGTTCGGTCCATCTATGGCGCAAGGCGCGCTCGAGCATGTGCCGGCCGTGCAGCAGTTCAGTACGCATTTGTCCGAAACGCCGGTCTGGTTCCGATTCACCGTACCGCCTGTGGGCGGCGATGAGCGCACCGTCATCGAATTCCCTTCGCGCCACGCGCAGACGCTGGCGTGTTGGCGAAACCCGGACGCCCCGGCCATCGGCCGCGCCGACCGCAGCGGCGTGAGCGGGGCGATACGGGTGTCCAAAGCCGGTTTCGCAATCGATCTCGGTCACATCGTCGAGCCGGTCGCACTGCTGTGTCAGGGCACGTTTTCCGGCCCGGCACATCTCTCGCTGACGGCCTGGCCGGGCGCCGAGCTTCGTATTTCCGAGAAGGAATTTCATCGTAGCAATGGTCTGCTCGAGGGCGGTCTGCTGACGCTGTCGGCATTCGTGCTGGTCACCGCCATCATCAACAAGGAATGGCTCTACGTCCTTTTCGCGGCATGGCTCATCGGCAACCTGCGGCTCGCGGCGAACTCGCTGGGCGCCGACACGCAATGGCTCGAGCGTGCCATTCCGATGGATTGGGACGCGCTGGTGCGCAAGGCGACGTTTGCGGTCTATTACGTGCTGACGTACTCGCTGTTCACGCAGTTGTTCAAGAAGGAACTGCAGCGCATTGGCTTGCGATGGATGGTGATGGTGCTGCAATGGGCTGGCGTGGTGCTGTGCTGCGCGGCGATCGCATTGCCTTATGCGCACTTCATCCCCGTACTGTGGGCGGTGGCGGCGCTTGGCATCGTGATCGTGCTGGTATTGCTTGCGCGGATTCTCGTACTGACCCATTCGCGGGTCGCCGTGTGGTACAGCGCGTCGCTCGCCATCGTGCTGTTCGCCACGTTTTCCGAAGTGATCGCAGCGGCCTTCAACGCCAGGGCGTTATCGTCGGCGCTCAACAGTGTGACCGCGGCGCTGTTCTCGAGCCTGATGGCGGCACTCGCCATTGCGGAGCAGATGCGCATGGAGCACAAGGGCAAGCTCGAAGCCCAGACCGAGTTGCGCAATGCCTACGACGTCACGCCCGTGGGTCTGTTCACGCTTAACGATGAGGGCGTGTTCGTGCGAGGCAACGCCGCGCTGCACACCATGCTGGGCATTCCCCATGCCGGCGGACGTACCTACCGCTGGGACCAGTACTTCGGCCAAAGCACCTGGCGCATGCTGCTCGACGTTGCACAGCACAGCGACGAGTCCGAGCTCGAAATCCTCTCGTTGCCGCGCGACGACGGGCGCGTGAGCCGTTATCTCGTCAAGGCGATCTTCTCGGACGGTCGCATCGAAGGATCGTTGCAGGACATTACGGAACGTGCCCGCACGATGGAGCAATTGCGCTATCTGGCGGAGAACGACCCGCTCACCGGTGTCTCGAACCGGCGGGGCATCGAGAAGGCGCTCGGCGAGGCGATTCGCACGCTGTCCGAGGACCGTCCGGCGGCGTTGGCCTACCTGGATCTGGACCGTTTCAAACTCGTCAACGATCTGTTTGGCCATGCGGCCGGCGACGAGGTGTTGCGCCAGGCCTGTGACCGGATGCGTGCACGTCTGTCGACCGAGCAAAGCGTCGGGCGCACCGGGGGCGACGAATTCATCGTGGTCTTTCGCGACGCCACGATCAAGGAAGCCGCCGCGGTGGCGCGCCGTCTGGTCGACGCCATTGCGGGCGAGCCTTATCAGATCGGCGATCGGGCGTTTCAGGTGCGTGCGTCTGCGGGCGTGATCGAGCTGACGACGGATATGCGCGTGCCAGACGCCATTTCGTCCGCCGACCGGGCTTGCCGCGAGGCGAAGAAGAGCCGACGCGAGCTGGTCGTCTACGAGCGCGGCGCGGCGGCGTTTCGAGAACGGCTCGCCGAGCTGCGTCTGATCGATGCGCTCGATGCGGGTCTGACACCCAATACGCTCTTTCTCGAGATGCAACCGATCATGGAGATGGCCTCGCCTGGCGAGTCATTGAACTTCGAAGTGCTGCTACGCATGCGCGATTCGGACGGCAACGTCGTGCCTGCGTCACGCATCATCAGCGCGGCCGAGGAGAACGGCACCATCGGCATGATCGACAAATGGGTGCTCACGAACACGCTCGCGTGGATCGACGCCCATCGCGACCAGCTCTCGAAGACCCGCTTCGTGTGTGTGAATCTCTCGGGGGCATCGCTCAACGACGAGCATTTCGTGCGGGACATCTTCGCGACGCTCGCCGCGCACGAGCGCTCGGTGGGCTTGCTGTGTATCGAAATTACGGAGACGGTGGCGCTTCACGATCTGGACAACACCCGGCGCTTCGTCGACCGCATCCATCAGTTGGGCGGACGCATCGCGCTCGATGATTTCGGCGCAGGCTTCAGTTCGTTTTCCTATCTCAAGGACCTGGCGGTCGACGCCATCAAGATCGACGGTGCCTTCGTCAAGAGTATGGCGGCGCACCCGGCCAATCTGGCGATCGTCGAGGCCATCGTGGCGCTGGCAAAGAATCTCGGCATTCGCAGCGTGGCGGAATGGGTGGAAGATGCCTCCACGCTCGAAGCGCTCTCGGAACTTGGCGTCGACTACGTGCAAGGTTTTCTGATCGCGCGCCCGCAAACGCCGGAGGCCATTCTCGCCGCCGACTCTGCGGCGAGCTTCGTGCGTGACCCGCAACTCTGCGCCTTGCTCGTCGAGCTGGAGAAGTCCTTTTATCCGCGTCCGAGCGGGAGCGCTGCGCTGCACTGA